GATCGAGGAACTGGCGGTGGGCGCCCAGCACAACCTGCCCTATCTCCATGTGGTGGTGAACAATTCCTATCTCGGCCTCATCCGGCAGGCGCAGCGCGGCTTCGAAATGGACTTCGAGGTGTCACTGTCCTTCGACAATATCAATTCGGAGGAGGCCGGTGCCTATGGCGTCGACCATGTGGCGGTGGCCGAGGGCCTTGGCTGCAAGGCCATCCGGGTGCGCACGCCCAACGAATTCAAGGACGCCTTCGCCCGTGCCGAAGCCCTGATGCAGGAGCACCAGGTGCCGGTGGTGGTGGAATTCATCCTGGAGCGTGTGACCAACATCGCCATGGGTGTGGAGATCGACAAGGTCACCGAGTTCGAGGACATCCTCGATCTTCCTGTCGAGAAGGTCCGTCAGCCCGAACCGGCGGAGTGACCTCCCCTCCGGACTTTGGGTAGACTTGACCCTCCGGCGCACGTCGCGCCGGAGGGCTCTTTGCGGCCGCGCCTGCGGGGGCGGACCGAAACCAAGCAATATCAAAGGCTCAGCCAGCGGAGAGGTGAATGCCCCAGTTCGCAGCCAATCTGACCATGCTCTGGAACGAGATCGATTTCCTCGACCGTTTCGACAAAGCCGCACAAGCCGGCTTCAAGGGCGTGGAATATCTCTTCCCCTATGCCTATCCGGCGGAGCAGGTGGCGGAGCGGCTCCACAAATTCGGCCTCACCCAGGCCCTGCACAATCTGCCGGCCGGCGACTGGGCCAAGGGCGAGCGGGGCATCGCCGTGCTGCCGGACCGCGTGGGCGAGTTCCAGGACAGCGTGGGCACCGCCATCGCCTATGCCAAGGTGCTGGGCACCAAGACGCTCAACGTGCTTTGCGGCCTCACCCCCAAGGACGTGGCGCCTGAGAAGGTCCACGAGACGCTGGTGGCCAACCTGAAGTTCGCCGCGGCGGAGCTGAAGAAGGCCGGCATTCCCTTCGTCGCCGAGGCCATCAACACCCGCGACATGCCCGGCTTCCACCTCACCAACACCAAGCAGGCCATGGCCCTGTTCGACGAGGTGGGCGCGGACGACATCTTCTTCCAGTACGACATCTATCACATGCAGATCATGGAAGGGGATCTGGTCACCACCATCCGCGCCCAGCTGCCGCGCATCAAGCATGTGCAGCTGGCGGATAATCCCGGCCGCCACGAGCCGGGCACGGGCGAGATCAATTACCCCTTCGTGCTCAAGGCGCTGGACGAGGCCGGCTATACCGGCTGGGTGGGCTGCGAATACAAGCCCAAGACCACCACGGACGAAGGCCTCGGCTGGCTCAAGGCCTATTGAGACTGGCGGGGGCGAATGCCCCCGTTCTCCACCGCCAAGCAAAGCCGCGACGCGCAGGGCGCGGCGCGCCCATAGATTTCAGGGAGTGATTTCACATGAACGTCGGTTTCATCGGCCTCGGCATCATGGGCCGGCCCATGGCCGGGCATCTCATCGATGCCGGCCACACCCTCTTCGTCCATAACCGCTCCAAGCCCGCCCAGGACCTCCTGGACAAGGGCGCGGTGGATGCCGGCTCGCCGGCGGAGGTTGCCCGCAAGGCGGACGTCATTATCACTATGGTCCCCGATACCCCGGACGTGGAAAAGGTGCTGTTCGGCAAGGACGGCGTGGCCGAGGGCCTTTCCGCCGGCAAGATCGTGGTGGACATGAGCTCCATCTCGCCCGTCGCCACCAAGGAATTTGCGGCCAAGGTGGCGGCGCTGGGCGCCGACTATCTGGACGCGCCGGTCTCCGGCGGTGAGGTGGGGGCCAAGGCGGCTTCGCTCACCATCATGGTGGGCGGCTCAGATGCCGCCTTCGAGACGGTCAAGCCGCTGTTCGAAAAGATGGGCAAGAACATCACCTTGGTGGGCGGCGTCGGCGCCGGCCAGACCGCGAAGGTCGCCAACCAGATCATCGTCGCGCTGACCATCGAAGCAGTGGCCGAGGGCCTCGTCTTCGCCGCCAAGGCGGGCGCGGACCCGGCCAAGGTGCGCCAGGCGCTCATGGGCGGCCTTGCCACCTCCCGCATCCTGGAAGTGCATGGCGAGCGCATGATCAAGCGCACCTTCGATCCGGGCTTCCGCATCGAGCTGCACCAGAAGGACCTGAACCTCGCCCTGTCCTCGGCCCGCGCGCTGGGCGTGTCCCTGCCCAACACCGCCACGGCCCAGGAACTCTTCAACGCGGTCTCCGCCCATGGCGGCGCCAAGCTGGACCATTCCGCCCTGGTGAAGGCGTTGGAGCTCATGGCCGGCCACGACGTGGCGTGACACCGCCTCTCATGCTCTAAGCAAGAGGTCCGATCCGGCCAGCGCCAAATGGCCGGATCGGGAGGCGGCATCTGTCGCGACGCATAAAGCAACCGGCCGCAATGGCCGGGCAAGAATGACATCTGGGGAAAACGCCATGGTCACGAGACGCACCCGCTCCACCAAGATCGTCGCAACGGTGGGGCCGGCCTCCAACAGCCCGGAAATGCTGAAGGCCCTGTTCGAGGCGGGCGTGGACGTGTTTCGCCTGAACTTCAGCCATGGCACGCAGGATGACCATGGCGCGGTGCTTGCCCGCATCCGCGCCCTTGAGGCAGAAGCCGGACGCCCCATCGGCGTGATCGCCGACTTGCAGGGCCCCAAGCTCCGCCTCGGCCGCTTCGCGGAAAATGCCATCACCTTTGCCCCCGGCAAGATCTTGCGCTTCGACGCGGATGTGGAGACGCTGGGCGACGCGAACCGGGTGCCCATCCCCCATCCCGACATCATTGAGGCCCTTACCCTCGGCGCCACCGTGCTGTGCGACGACGGCAAGGTGCGCCTGAAAGTGGTGGGCAAGGGCCCCGGCTGGCTGGATGCGGAGGTCATCAGCGGAACGCGCCTGTCCAACAACAAGGGCTTCAACATCCCCGACGTGGTGCTGCCGCTCTCGCCGCTGACGGAGAAGGACCGCTCCGACCTCGCTTTTGCGCTCTCCAAGGGCGTGGAATGGATCGCCTTGTCCTTCGTGCAGCGGCCGGAAGACATTCACGAGGCCCGCGCCCTGGTGGGCGACCAAGCCGCCATCATGCTGAAGATGGAAAAGCCCTCGGCAGTGGAGCACCTCACCGAGCTGGTGCGCCTGTCGGACGCCATCATGGTGGCGCGCGGGGATCTCGGCGTCGAGCTGTCGCTGCCGGAAGTGCCGGCCATCCAAAAGCGCATGATCGCCGAATCTCGCCGCTTCGGCCGGCCGGTCATCGTCGCCACACAGATGCTGGAAAGCATGATCACCGCCCCCGTCCCCACCCGCGCGGAGGTGTCGGACGTCGCCACAGCCGTCTATGAGGGGGCGGATGCGGTGATGCTCTCGGCGGAAAGCGCGGCGGGGCAGTATCCCCGCGAGGCGGTGGTCTTCATGGATGACATCATCCGCCATGTGGAAGGCGATCCCGGCTATCGCCGCGTGCTCGACGCCATGCCCCCGCCCGCCGGCGACGACGGCATCGGCGATGCGGTGATCCGCGCCGCGACGCAGACCGCAACCGCCGTCAACGCGAAGGCCATCGTCGCTTATACGCTCTCCGGCACCACCGGCCTGCGAGCCGCGCGCGAGCGCCCGGCTCAGCCGATCCTGGGCATTACCAGCCGCATCGAGACCGCCCGTCGCCTCGCCTTGTGCTATGCGGTGCACGCCGTGCATGCGCCCGGCGACATCCACTCCTTCGGCGAAATGGTGGACACAGCGGTGCGGATCGCCGTGCGTGAGACCCTGGGCAAGCCGGGCGACCGGCTGACGATCACCGCCGGTGTCCCCTTCGCACAGCCGGGTACGACCAATATCCTGCGCGTCACCACCATCGGGGACACCGATCCGCCAAGCAAATACGACGCCTGACCTGCCCCGCGTCCGCCGTGACATCAGGCCGCGCGGCGCAGAATTGGAGTGCTTGCGGTGGTGCCGGGCAACCTTGCTCCCCTTGGGCGGTGGCGCGCGGCGGCACTTTCGGCCACAATGGCTGCGCACCCATCGGGAAGGCAGCATGGCCGTCGAGATCGAGCGAAAATTCCTGGTCACCGACGATGGTTGGCGCGCAGGGGCGACGGGCGAGCGCTATTGCCAGGGCTATCTGTGCATCTCCGCCGATGCCACAGTCCGCATCCGCCTCGCGGGCGAAGTGGGATACATCACCGTCAAGGGCTCCACCGAGGGCATGTCCCGCGCGGAGTTCGAGTATGAAATCCCCGCCCCCGATGCGGAAGCCATGCTGCGCGACCACTGCGCCAAGCCTCTGATTGAAAAGGAACGCTTCACCCTCACCCACGCGGGCAAGACCTGGACGGTGGACGTCTTCTCCGCCGCCAATCAGGGGCTCGTGGTCGCCGAGGTGGAGCTGGAGCATGCGGACGAGGAGGTCCCCCTGCCCCCTTGGGTGGGCGAGGAGGTCACCGACGATCCGCGCTACCGCAATTCCTCCCTGGTTAGCGCGCCCATGAACGGCGAGGAAGGATCCGGCCCTAAACGCGGCTGCTGCGGTTCGGCGGAATAGGCCGCCTCAGCCTCCCTCCCGGTGCCCGCCCTTTGCCAGCAGTGCCTCAATGGCCAGAAGATCGCGCCACACCAGCCGCTTGCCCAGCGGCGTGCGCAGCAGATAGGCGGGATGAAAGGTGGCGAGCGCCGCGATGGTGCGCTGTCCGGTCTCGTACGACACCACCTGCCCCCGCAACTTGGTGATGCCCTCCTTGGTGCCGAGCAGCGTCTGGGCGGAAGGGCCGCCCAGGCACACCAGGATGTCCGGGTCCGCCAGCTCGATCTGGCGGCGGATGAAGGGCAGGCAGATGGCGGTTTCCTGCGGGGTGGGCGTGCGGTTGCCCGGCGGGCGCCAGGGAATGACATTGGCGATATAAGCGCTGGTGCGATCCAGGCCGATGGCGGCCAGCATGAGATCCAGCAGACGGCCCGAGCGGCCCACGAATGGCAGGCCCTGCACGTCCTCGTCCCGCCCCGGAGCCTCGCCCACGAACATGATTCGGGCCTGCGGATTGCCATCGGCGAAGACGAGGCGCGTGGCCGTACGCTTCAACGGACAACCGTCGAAACCCTCCAGAATTGTCCTGAGCGCCTCCAGGTTTTCCGCCGAGCGCGCTGCCTCGCGCGCCGCCATCTCGGCCACGTCCGGTGGCTGCGCCGCCATCATTCCGCCCGGAGCCACGGGCGCCGCTGCGCGGGGAGCGGGTCGCGCGGGTTGTGCGGACGGCCGCGCAGCCGCGCCATTCCCCCGCTCCCCCCCTGCAGCGAAGGCCGCTGCCCGCGCGCGCGCCGCAGCCGCACTTTCCGCGAAGCGATCGACCGGCTCTTCCCCGATGGCCACATCGACGCCCGCCTCCAGATGGAAGGCGAGAAGATCGGCAAGATCGTCGGGGGAGAAGTCGGTCATGGCCACGCGGTGATGTGAGGGCGCAGGATAGCCCATCCGGACCCGCCCCGCGACCGTGTTGCGCGGCGCCATTTTCAATCGCAGTGCGTCAATCGAATTGTCATCCCGGTCCAAGCATGGAAAAAGTCAAAAGACGAAGAACACGGGTCTAGGGAAGCGGTGATGAGCGAAGCTGAGCTGCCGGAACGCGAAGGTATGGATTATGACGTGGTGGTGGTTGGCGCAGGGCCAGCTGGCCTCGCCACCGCCATCCGCCTCAAGCAGCTCGCGGGCGAACGGGGAGAAGATGTCTCCGTGGTCGTCGTGGAAAAGGGCTCCGAGGTGGGCGCCCACATCCTTTCCGGCGCGGTGGTCGATCCCTCTGGGCTTGACCTGCTTTTCCCCGACTGGCGCACCGAAGGCGATGCGCCCCTGGTGACGCAGGTGGAGGACGACCGCTTCTACCTGCTCGGCGCGGGCGGCGGCGTCCGCCTGCCCAATTTCCTCATGCCGCCGCTGATGAACAATCACGGCAATTATATCGGCTCACTCGGCAATGTGTGCCGCTGGCTCGCCCAGAAGGCCGAGGCGCTGGGGGTGGAGATCTATCCCGGCTTCGCCGCTTCCGAGATCCTTTATGACGACAAGGGCGCTGTGGCGGGCATCGCCACCGGCGACATGGGTGTCGGCCGCGAGGGCGAGCCCAAGCCCGAATTCACCCGCGGAATGGAATTGCGCGGCCGCTACACGGTGTTCGCCGAGGGCGCGCGCGGCCATCTGACCAAGCAGCTCATCGCCAAATACAGCCTGGACGCCGGTCGCGAGCCGCCCAAATTCGGCATCGGCCTGAAAGAGTTGTGGAAGGTGAAGAAGGAAAAGCACCATCCCGGCCTGGTGCAGCACGCCTTCGGCTGGCCGCTGGACCACAAGACCGGCGGCGGCGCCTTCCTCTACCACATGGAGGATGAGCAGGTGATGGTGGGCTTCGTGGTCCACCTCAACTACCAGAACCCCTATCTCTCGCCTTTCGATGAGTTCCAGCGCTTCAAGACCCACCCCTTCTTCGCTGACACGTTCGAGGGCGCCAGGCGCATCTCCTATGGCGCCCGCGCAATCACCGAGGGCGGCTATCAGAGCGTACCCAAGCTGTCCTTCCCGGGCGGAGTGCTGGTGGGCTGCGGCGCCGGCTTTGTGAACGTGCCGCGCATCAAGGGCAGCCACAATGCGGTGCTCTCCGGTGCGCTGGCCGCCGAGCATCTGGTGCCGGCCCTCGCCGAAGGGCGCGGCCATGACGAACTGGCCAGCTTCGAGGGCGCCTGGCGCCATTCCGCCATCGGCGAGGACCTGCGCAAGGTGCGCAACGTGAAGCCGCTCTGGTCCAAATACGGCACCTTCATCGGCATCGGCCTCGGCGCCGTCGACATGTGGACCAACACGCTGGGCTTCTCGCTGTTCGGCACGCTCGGACATGGCAAGACCGACGCGGCGTCCCTGAAGCCGGCCTCCGAATGCAAGCCCATCGCCTATCCCAAGCCCGATGGCGTACTGACCTTCGACAAGCTGTCCTCGGTGTTCATCTCCAACACCAATCATGAGGAGGACCAGCCGGTCCATCTCAAGGTGAAGGACATGGCGCTGCAGAAGGCGTCCGAGCACGACGTGTTTGCCGGACCGTCCAACCGCTATTGCCCGGCGGGCGTCTATGAATGGGTGGAGGAGGCCTCCGGCCCCCGCTTCCAGATCAACGCGCAGAATTGCGTGCACTGCAAGACCTGCGACATCAAGGACCCCAACCAGAACATCGTCTGGACCGCCCCGGAAGGCGGCGGTGGGCCGAATTATCCCAATATGTGAGGCTGCACCTCATATGCGCGTGCGAATGGCCGGGGCCTCCCCCCGGCCATTTTCGTTTGTGAGTGGCCCGCTCAATGCCCCGGGAATGCCAGGAGTGCGCGCACCGGAACCCCCATGGCGCGCAAGCGGTCCGCGCCGCCGAGATCGGGCAGATCCACCATGAAGCAAGCGGCCTCCACCTTCGCGCCGATGGAACGCAAGAGCTTCACCGCACCTTCCGCCGTGCCGCCGGTGGCGATCAGGTCGTCCACGAGGATCACGCGCTCACCGGGCGCCACGGCATCCACATGCATTTCCATCTCGTCCTGGCCATATTCCAGGGCATAGGCCATGCGCACGGTCTCGTGGGGCAGCTTGCCCTTTTTGCGGATCGGGACGAACCCCGCTGAGAGCTGATGGGCCACCGCCCCACCAATGATGAAGCCCCGCGCCTCGATGCCGGCCACTTTGTCGATCTTCGCCCCCGCCCAGGGCTGGACCAGTTCATCAATGGCCCGCCGGAAGGCCCGGGCATCGCCGAGCAGGGTGGTGATGTCCCGGAACAGGATGCCGGGTTTGGGATAATCGGGAATGGTGCGGATGGCGGCGGAGAGGTCGAAGCTCTTGAAATCGCTCATGTGGCCCGTCTCATGGTCTTGGCGAAGGCGACCCTGTCGGGCCGAGCGCCGGATCCGCGTCCTTGGGATCACGGCAGCGGCCAATATGCGCGGGGCATCCCCGCCGGTTCAATGCGGACCGCGACGAATCCGCTGGCGGCGGATCGGCTTCCCGCCATCGTGAAGAGGGAGCCGCCTTCCGACGCGCCCCTCCCCTGATCCGCGATTCTCCCCGCGCCGTAACAGCGGACAGGCAGCACGCGACGTGAGGCCATCCCCTCGTCGGCAAGACCGGAGAATGCCATGTTTCTCACCCGACGCGTCTTCGCCCTGGCGGCATTTGCCGCGCCCCTCGCAGGCGCGATCCCCGCACACGCAGCGACGTTCCAGCCCTACACGCCGGCCGCCTTCGCGGCCGCCACCAAAGCCGGTGGGCCGGTCTTCGTGCATGTCTATGCGCCCTGGTGCCTCCAATGCCGGGCACAGGAAGGCATCTTGGAACGCCTCATGGCCGAGCCCCGCTATGCCAATGCCACCTTCTTCCGAGTGTCCTATGACCAGCAGAAGGACGTGGTGGCCAAGCTCGACGTGCCCCGCTCCACCCTCATCGCCTACAAGGGCGGGCGTGAGACCGGCCGCATGTCCTGGGGCGTGACGCAGGATGCCGTGCAGAAAGTGCTGGATACCGCCGCCTGAGGCCGCGCTATGTTCATCGTGCTGAGCCTTCTGGCGGGGCTGCTCACCATCCTCAATCCCTGCGTGCTGCCGCTGGTACCGGTGATCATTGCCGGAGCGGCGGCGTCCAACCGGCTCGGCCCTGCAGCCCTCGCGCTGGGCTTGGCGCTGAGCTTCGCCATCAGCGGCACGGTTCTGGCAAGCGCGGGAATCGAGTTCGGAGAATGGTGGCCGCTGCGGGCTACGGCGGCCCTGCTTCTGCTCGGCACCGGCCTTGCCTTGCTGGTGCCGGCCCTCGGCGCACGCCTTTCGGCCCTGGCCGAGCCGATGGCCGGCCTCGCCAGCCGCCTCTCAGGTCGCCTTCCGCCCGGCCTTGTTGGCCAGTTCGGCACAGGCGCGCTGCTGGGGCTAGCCTGGGCACCGTGCATCGGGCCGACGCTGGGGGCGGCTTTCGTTCTGGCGGCCGCGGAAGGCACGCGTCTGGCCGCGACCCTCTCCATGGCGGTCTTCGGGTTCGGCGCCGGCGTTTCGCTTCTGGCCGCCGGCTACGGCATGCGCCATCTCACCGGTGCGGGGAAGTCGCGGGTGGCGGGCATCTCGTCCACGTCCCGGCGGATATT
This genomic interval from Aquabacter sp. L1I39 contains the following:
- a CDS encoding 2-hydroxy-3-oxopropionate reductase — encoded protein: MNVGFIGLGIMGRPMAGHLIDAGHTLFVHNRSKPAQDLLDKGAVDAGSPAEVARKADVIITMVPDTPDVEKVLFGKDGVAEGLSAGKIVVDMSSISPVATKEFAAKVAALGADYLDAPVSGGEVGAKAASLTIMVGGSDAAFETVKPLFEKMGKNITLVGGVGAGQTAKVANQIIVALTIEAVAEGLVFAAKAGADPAKVRQALMGGLATSRILEVHGERMIKRTFDPGFRIELHQKDLNLALSSARALGVSLPNTATAQELFNAVSAHGGAKLDHSALVKALELMAGHDVA
- a CDS encoding cytochrome c biogenesis CcdA family protein, which codes for MFIVLSLLAGLLTILNPCVLPLVPVIIAGAAASNRLGPAALALGLALSFAISGTVLASAGIEFGEWWPLRATAALLLLGTGLALLVPALGARLSALAEPMAGLASRLSGRLPPGLVGQFGTGALLGLAWAPCIGPTLGAAFVLAAAEGTRLAATLSMAVFGFGAGVSLLAAGYGMRHLTGAGKSRVAGISSTSRRIFGFALSLVALLILTGGDKVIEGAIVQALPNWFVTLATRV
- a CDS encoding thioredoxin family protein; amino-acid sequence: MFLTRRVFALAAFAAPLAGAIPAHAATFQPYTPAAFAAATKAGGPVFVHVYAPWCLQCRAQEGILERLMAEPRYANATFFRVSYDQQKDVVAKLDVPRSTLIAYKGGRETGRMSWGVTQDAVQKVLDTAA
- the hyi gene encoding hydroxypyruvate isomerase; translation: MPQFAANLTMLWNEIDFLDRFDKAAQAGFKGVEYLFPYAYPAEQVAERLHKFGLTQALHNLPAGDWAKGERGIAVLPDRVGEFQDSVGTAIAYAKVLGTKTLNVLCGLTPKDVAPEKVHETLVANLKFAAAELKKAGIPFVAEAINTRDMPGFHLTNTKQAMALFDEVGADDIFFQYDIYHMQIMEGDLVTTIRAQLPRIKHVQLADNPGRHEPGTGEINYPFVLKALDEAGYTGWVGCEYKPKTTTDEGLGWLKAY
- a CDS encoding CYTH domain-containing protein is translated as MAVEIERKFLVTDDGWRAGATGERYCQGYLCISADATVRIRLAGEVGYITVKGSTEGMSRAEFEYEIPAPDAEAMLRDHCAKPLIEKERFTLTHAGKTWTVDVFSAANQGLVVAEVELEHADEEVPLPPWVGEEVTDDPRYRNSSLVSAPMNGEEGSGPKRGCCGSAE
- a CDS encoding uracil-DNA glycosylase; the protein is MTDFSPDDLADLLAFHLEAGVDVAIGEEPVDRFAESAAAARARAAAFAAGGERGNGAAARPSAQPARPAPRAAAPVAPGGMMAAQPPDVAEMAAREAARSAENLEALRTILEGFDGCPLKRTATRLVFADGNPQARIMFVGEAPGRDEDVQGLPFVGRSGRLLDLMLAAIGLDRTSAYIANVIPWRPPGNRTPTPQETAICLPFIRRQIELADPDILVCLGGPSAQTLLGTKEGITKLRGQVVSYETGQRTIAALATFHPAYLLRTPLGKRLVWRDLLAIEALLAKGGHREGG
- the pyk gene encoding pyruvate kinase, translated to MVTRRTRSTKIVATVGPASNSPEMLKALFEAGVDVFRLNFSHGTQDDHGAVLARIRALEAEAGRPIGVIADLQGPKLRLGRFAENAITFAPGKILRFDADVETLGDANRVPIPHPDIIEALTLGATVLCDDGKVRLKVVGKGPGWLDAEVISGTRLSNNKGFNIPDVVLPLSPLTEKDRSDLAFALSKGVEWIALSFVQRPEDIHEARALVGDQAAIMLKMEKPSAVEHLTELVRLSDAIMVARGDLGVELSLPEVPAIQKRMIAESRRFGRPVIVATQMLESMITAPVPTRAEVSDVATAVYEGADAVMLSAESAAGQYPREAVVFMDDIIRHVEGDPGYRRVLDAMPPPAGDDGIGDAVIRAATQTATAVNAKAIVAYTLSGTTGLRAARERPAQPILGITSRIETARRLALCYAVHAVHAPGDIHSFGEMVDTAVRIAVRETLGKPGDRLTITAGVPFAQPGTTNILRVTTIGDTDPPSKYDA
- a CDS encoding adenine phosphoribosyltransferase, producing MSDFKSFDLSAAIRTIPDYPKPGILFRDITTLLGDARAFRRAIDELVQPWAGAKIDKVAGIEARGFIIGGAVAHQLSAGFVPIRKKGKLPHETVRMAYALEYGQDEMEMHVDAVAPGERVILVDDLIATGGTAEGAVKLLRSIGAKVEAACFMVDLPDLGGADRLRAMGVPVRALLAFPGH
- a CDS encoding electron transfer flavoprotein-ubiquinone oxidoreductase; the protein is MSEAELPEREGMDYDVVVVGAGPAGLATAIRLKQLAGERGEDVSVVVVEKGSEVGAHILSGAVVDPSGLDLLFPDWRTEGDAPLVTQVEDDRFYLLGAGGGVRLPNFLMPPLMNNHGNYIGSLGNVCRWLAQKAEALGVEIYPGFAASEILYDDKGAVAGIATGDMGVGREGEPKPEFTRGMELRGRYTVFAEGARGHLTKQLIAKYSLDAGREPPKFGIGLKELWKVKKEKHHPGLVQHAFGWPLDHKTGGGAFLYHMEDEQVMVGFVVHLNYQNPYLSPFDEFQRFKTHPFFADTFEGARRISYGARAITEGGYQSVPKLSFPGGVLVGCGAGFVNVPRIKGSHNAVLSGALAAEHLVPALAEGRGHDELASFEGAWRHSAIGEDLRKVRNVKPLWSKYGTFIGIGLGAVDMWTNTLGFSLFGTLGHGKTDAASLKPASECKPIAYPKPDGVLTFDKLSSVFISNTNHEEDQPVHLKVKDMALQKASEHDVFAGPSNRYCPAGVYEWVEEASGPRFQINAQNCVHCKTCDIKDPNQNIVWTAPEGGGGPNYPNM